A region of Spiroplasma endosymbiont of Crioceris asparagi DNA encodes the following proteins:
- the pheS gene encoding phenylalanine--tRNA ligase subunit alpha, which produces MKTKIKELDEHLNNELKNSTNETSLDKLKTSFLTSKDSKLNKLLEEMKSYPKEQKKEIGQMINRFKFGVLEKLEKHRQELADKKYKHRLESEKIDISIQGLKQNRGQKHPLNLVINEIEDIFIELGYDLVNGNEFETDEFCFQKLNLPIGHPARDMQDTFYIDKNTVLRTHCTNMTARTLSKLAEDKTEFNNVAMISYGNVYRRDDDDATHSHQFMQMDGFLIGENISFANLKWTLEYMCKRLFNEKTTIRMRPSFFPFTEPSAEVDISCVACAGKGCNICKHSGFIEVLGAGMINKEVFALNGIDANKYQCLAFGIGIERIAMLKYGIKNIRDFYENDVRFLEQFKFFGN; this is translated from the coding sequence ATGAAAACAAAAATAAAAGAGCTAGATGAACATTTAAATAATGAATTAAAAAATTCAACTAACGAAACTAGTTTAGATAAATTAAAGACTTCTTTTTTAACTTCAAAAGATTCTAAATTAAATAAATTATTAGAAGAAATGAAGTCTTATCCTAAAGAACAAAAAAAAGAAATTGGTCAAATGATTAATCGCTTTAAATTTGGTGTATTAGAAAAGTTAGAAAAACATCGTCAAGAGCTTGCTGATAAAAAATATAAACACCGTTTAGAATCAGAAAAAATTGATATTTCTATTCAAGGTCTTAAACAAAATCGTGGACAAAAACATCCACTTAATTTAGTGATTAATGAAATCGAAGACATCTTTATTGAGTTGGGTTATGACTTAGTAAATGGAAATGAATTTGAAACTGATGAATTTTGTTTTCAAAAATTAAATTTACCAATTGGTCACCCCGCAAGAGATATGCAAGATACTTTTTATATTGATAAAAATACAGTGTTAAGAACTCATTGTACAAATATGACTGCAAGAACATTATCAAAACTAGCTGAAGATAAAACAGAGTTTAATAATGTAGCAATGATAAGTTATGGAAATGTTTATCGAAGAGATGATGATGACGCAACTCATTCCCATCAATTTATGCAAATGGATGGATTCTTAATTGGTGAAAATATAAGTTTTGCCAATTTAAAATGAACTTTAGAATATATGTGTAAACGTTTATTTAATGAAAAAACAACTATTAGAATGCGTCCAAGTTTTTTCCCATTTACTGAACCTTCAGCAGAAGTTGACATCAGTTGTGTTGCCTGTGCTGGTAAAGGATGTAACATTTGTAAACACTCAGGATTTATTGAAGTACTTGGAGCTGGAATGATCAATAAAGAAGTGTTTGCTTTAAATGGTATTGATGCAAATAAATATCAATGTTTAGCATTTGGAATTGGAATTGAACGAATTGCAATGCTAAAATATGGAATCAAAAACATCAGAGACTTTTATGAAAATGATGTAAGATTCTTAGAACAATTTAAATTTTTTGGAAATTAA
- the pheT gene encoding phenylalanine--tRNA ligase subunit beta, with product MKITRTWIEKYLDISKISNKEIYDAFNSLGLEVEEFLDYKNLNSKLVLGKIKAVTPIEGKKIRLCEVEIGANKTINIVCGASNPRPGIYVIVAMNGAKLANGMEIVKRSFGDGVESNGMLCALSEIGLNPIVFNEQEQDEIFEINLDLDLDKYLGAENVLDLIKFNDCVWDIDLTINRSDCFGAINLLKELANKFNLTIKQDILTEDIFANNKEAEIKLSVKEINVLNAISYQEITTHELKQNQINSIDDIWLKNNGIKKLNNFFLDTKNITTLETGQPLIILDKAKIKKGLEIKFLKQKGEEVLQLVDGNDVISTIGEKVNELYTPSTTTQELVVICLNIDPVFMREQQKRMAILSGLNVQRYIRPMSLYNFNIVFNNYINVLKTYNFFKEASKVVFVKAPKNEPEAIKFNAQKISRLIGNEINSAAIIKLFEQTQSKIEFQNGEVIFTPDKYRINLKNEINVIQEILRLFDYNKIQAIAPVVQSQAKVKKLELNQLKEVERFIRFNGFNNIKTYSLIDKETNDEWDVFGIKKPINLMMPLSNQRESYRLSLFQSLINTLEFNYKRNNNFIKVYEIAKIYNLENKETTHLALGTCGDILTNKAYGVNITSSFGYLKGMIEEIFDQYQLNSAFVYFEPFKTDNKKIHKYLSAKIKYRDKVIGFIFKLDPRYNESLKVDDIYLAELDMGLISQMFDKKLIINPISKFQATTRNITFVESEKISYHDVIKETCNSINNLIKVSLDDIFENKVTGKKTITIKLIFNNENHQLSDEEVKDALSEILTNFKKNKVEVI from the coding sequence ATGAAAATCACAAGAACATGAATCGAAAAATATTTAGACATATCTAAAATTTCAAATAAAGAAATTTATGATGCCTTTAACTCTCTTGGACTAGAAGTCGAAGAATTTTTAGATTACAAAAATTTAAATTCTAAACTTGTCCTTGGAAAAATTAAAGCAGTAACCCCAATTGAAGGTAAAAAAATTAGATTATGTGAAGTGGAAATTGGAGCAAATAAAACTATTAATATTGTTTGCGGAGCTTCAAATCCTCGTCCAGGAATTTATGTAATTGTGGCAATGAATGGGGCAAAATTAGCAAATGGAATGGAGATTGTTAAACGTTCATTTGGCGATGGTGTAGAATCTAATGGAATGTTATGTGCTTTATCTGAAATTGGGCTAAATCCAATTGTCTTTAATGAACAAGAACAAGATGAAATTTTTGAAATAAACCTAGATCTTGATTTAGATAAATATCTTGGTGCTGAAAATGTTTTAGATTTAATTAAGTTTAATGATTGTGTATGAGATATTGATTTAACAATTAATCGTAGTGATTGCTTTGGGGCTATTAATTTATTAAAAGAATTAGCAAACAAATTTAATTTAACAATCAAACAAGATATTTTGACAGAAGATATTTTTGCAAATAATAAAGAAGCAGAAATTAAATTATCTGTTAAAGAAATTAATGTTTTAAACGCGATATCTTATCAAGAAATCACAACCCACGAACTAAAACAAAATCAAATTAATTCAATTGATGATATTTGATTAAAAAACAATGGTATCAAAAAATTAAATAATTTCTTTTTAGATACTAAAAATATTACTACTTTAGAAACAGGACAACCATTAATTATTTTAGATAAAGCTAAAATTAAAAAGGGATTAGAAATTAAATTCTTGAAACAAAAAGGTGAAGAAGTCTTGCAACTAGTTGATGGTAATGATGTCATTTCAACAATTGGTGAAAAAGTTAATGAGTTATATACTCCAAGCACAACAACTCAAGAACTAGTTGTAATTTGTTTAAATATTGATCCTGTGTTTATGCGTGAACAACAAAAACGTATGGCAATATTATCTGGGTTAAATGTTCAAAGATATATTAGACCAATGAGTTTATATAACTTCAACATTGTTTTTAACAACTATATTAATGTTTTAAAAACATACAATTTTTTTAAAGAAGCTTCTAAAGTTGTTTTTGTCAAAGCACCAAAAAATGAACCAGAAGCAATTAAATTTAATGCTCAAAAAATTTCGCGATTAATTGGTAATGAAATTAATTCAGCAGCAATTATTAAACTATTTGAACAAACTCAATCTAAAATTGAATTTCAAAATGGTGAAGTAATTTTTACTCCAGATAAATATCGTATTAATTTAAAAAATGAAATTAATGTAATTCAAGAAATTTTACGTTTATTTGATTACAACAAAATTCAGGCAATCGCGCCAGTTGTGCAATCACAAGCAAAAGTTAAAAAGCTAGAGTTGAACCAATTAAAAGAGGTTGAGAGATTTATTAGATTTAATGGATTTAATAACATTAAAACATATTCACTAATTGATAAAGAAACTAATGATGAATGAGATGTTTTTGGGATTAAAAAACCAATTAACTTAATGATGCCTTTATCAAATCAAAGAGAATCATATCGTTTAAGTTTATTTCAATCATTGATTAACACTTTAGAATTTAATTACAAACGTAATAATAACTTTATTAAAGTTTATGAAATTGCTAAAATTTATAATTTAGAAAATAAAGAAACCACACATTTAGCTTTAGGAACTTGTGGAGATATTTTAACAAATAAAGCATATGGAGTTAACATTACTAGTTCATTTGGCTATTTAAAAGGAATGATAGAAGAGATTTTTGATCAATATCAATTAAATAGTGCCTTTGTATATTTCGAACCATTTAAAACTGATAATAAAAAAATTCATAAATATTTAAGTGCAAAAATAAAATATCGCGATAAAGTTATTGGTTTTATTTTTAAATTAGATCCACGTTATAATGAATCATTAAAAGTAGATGATATATATTTAGCAGAATTAGACATGGGATTAATTTCACAAATGTTTGATAAAAAATTAATTATTAATCCAATTAGTAAATTTCAAGCAACAACCAGAAATATAACTTTTGTTGAAAGTGAAAAAATAAGTTATCATGATGTGATTAAAGAAACATGCAATAGCATTAATAATTTAATTAAAGTTTCATTAGATGATATTTTTGAAAATAAAGTTACTGGTAAAAAAACTATCACTATTAAACTTATATTTAATAATGAAAATCATCAATTATCAGATGAGGAAGTTAAAGATGCTTTAAGTGAAATATTAACTAACTTCAAAAAAAATAAAGTTGAGGTGATTTAA